Proteins co-encoded in one Eschrichtius robustus isolate mEscRob2 chromosome 8, mEscRob2.pri, whole genome shotgun sequence genomic window:
- the LOC137768645 gene encoding small ribosomal subunit protein eS27-like, with translation MDVKCPGCYKITTVFSHAQTVVLCVGCSTVLCQATGGKARLTEGCSSRRKQH, from the coding sequence ATGGATGTGAAATGCCCAGGATGCTATAAAATCACCACCGTCTTTAGCCATGCACAAACAGTAGTTTTGTGTGTTGGCTGCTCTACTGTCCTCTGCCAGGCTACAGGAGGAAAAGCAAGGCTTACAGAAGGGTGCTCCTCCAGACGGAAGCAGCACTAA